In the Euphorbia lathyris chromosome 5, ddEupLath1.1, whole genome shotgun sequence genome, one interval contains:
- the LOC136231340 gene encoding uncharacterized protein isoform X3 — MSIFNLFVWRICKTWSLDIPSHLLKPEVESGVGRWVLYLNRERKLDSLVGRRPFAPPAPKGLYIYGNVGSGKTMLMDMFYGVTKGIVKHRRRFHFHEVNLLLCFHDGVTILVSLSCLTAGWKPLCACPCIHMIKRIWEGCCICHAEYKRAYA, encoded by the exons ATGAGCATCTTCAATCTCTTCGTTTGGAGGATTTGCAAGACGTGGAGTCTGGATATTCCATCACATTTGTTG AAACCTGAGGTTGAATCTGGAGTGGGGCGATGGGTTTTATACTTAAATAGAGAAAGGAAGTTAGATTCCCTTGTTGGTCGTCGTCCATTTGCTCCTCCTGCCCCAAAGGGACTTTACATATATGGCAACGTTGGAAGTG GGAAGACTATGCTGATGGATATGTTTTATGGTGTCACCAAAGGAATTGTTAAACATAGGAGACGATTTCACTTTCATGAGGTCAATCTCTTATTGTGCTTTCATGATGGTGTGACAATTCTGGTATCTTTATCGTGCTTGACAGCTGGATGGAAGCCCTTATGTGCATGTCCATGCATACACATGATCAAGAGAATTTGGGAAGGATGTTGTATAT GCCATGCTGAATATAAACGAGCATATGCATAA
- the LOC136231340 gene encoding uncharacterized protein isoform X1 — MSIFNLFVWRICKTWSLDIPSHLLKPEVESGVGRWVLYLNRERKLDSLVGRRPFAPPAPKGLYIYGNVGSGKTMLMDMFYGVTKGIVKHRRRFHFHEAMLNINEHMHKIWKNQVEEQSLYSNISNWIMNLPFDMKVKEWLAAEEKYKQQVQMKNILPAVADKFLVDQPADEKGASLLCFHEIQVWTKM, encoded by the exons ATGAGCATCTTCAATCTCTTCGTTTGGAGGATTTGCAAGACGTGGAGTCTGGATATTCCATCACATTTGTTG AAACCTGAGGTTGAATCTGGAGTGGGGCGATGGGTTTTATACTTAAATAGAGAAAGGAAGTTAGATTCCCTTGTTGGTCGTCGTCCATTTGCTCCTCCTGCCCCAAAGGGACTTTACATATATGGCAACGTTGGAAGTG GGAAGACTATGCTGATGGATATGTTTTATGGTGTCACCAAAGGAATTGTTAAACATAGGAGACGATTTCACTTTCATGAG GCCATGCTGAATATAAACGAGCATATGCATAAGATATGGAAGAATCAAGTGGAGGAACAGTCTTTGTATTCAAACATATCCAACTGGATTATGAATCTACCTTTTGATATGAAAGTCAAGGAATGGTTAGCTGCtgaagaaaaatacaagcaaCAGGTGCAGATGAAAAACATTCTTCCTGCTGTAGCAGACAAGTTTCTTGTAGATCAACCAGCAGATGAAAAAGGCGCCAGCCTTCTTTGCTTCCATGAAATACAAGTATGGACAAAAATGTAA
- the LOC136231340 gene encoding uncharacterized protein isoform X2, producing the protein MSIFNLFVWRICKTWSLDIPSHLKKPEVESGVGRWVLYLNRERKLDSLVGRRPFAPPAPKGLYIYGNVGSGKTMLMDMFYGVTKGIVKHRRRFHFHEAMLNINEHMHKIWKNQVEEQSLYSNISNWIMNLPFDMKVKEWLAAEEKYKQQVQMKNILPAVADKFLVDQPADEKGASLLCFHEIQVWTKM; encoded by the exons ATGAGCATCTTCAATCTCTTCGTTTGGAGGATTTGCAAGACGTGGAGTCTGGATATTCCATCACATTT GAAGAAACCTGAGGTTGAATCTGGAGTGGGGCGATGGGTTTTATACTTAAATAGAGAAAGGAAGTTAGATTCCCTTGTTGGTCGTCGTCCATTTGCTCCTCCTGCCCCAAAGGGACTTTACATATATGGCAACGTTGGAAGTG GGAAGACTATGCTGATGGATATGTTTTATGGTGTCACCAAAGGAATTGTTAAACATAGGAGACGATTTCACTTTCATGAG GCCATGCTGAATATAAACGAGCATATGCATAAGATATGGAAGAATCAAGTGGAGGAACAGTCTTTGTATTCAAACATATCCAACTGGATTATGAATCTACCTTTTGATATGAAAGTCAAGGAATGGTTAGCTGCtgaagaaaaatacaagcaaCAGGTGCAGATGAAAAACATTCTTCCTGCTGTAGCAGACAAGTTTCTTGTAGATCAACCAGCAGATGAAAAAGGCGCCAGCCTTCTTTGCTTCCATGAAATACAAGTATGGACAAAAATGTAA